A window from Actinomycetospora corticicola encodes these proteins:
- a CDS encoding CopG family transcriptional regulator, translated as MGEDKTEKITVNLGLVDLGHIDLLVQEGFYTTRTDFIRTAIRNQLSANGPALDRTVARRTLVLGTQHFSRADLQALHDRGEQIHIRVLGLASLAEDVPPDLAVATIASVEVLGAFRASRAVKAALGPRIV; from the coding sequence GTGGGGGAGGACAAGACCGAGAAGATCACCGTCAACCTCGGGTTGGTGGATCTCGGGCACATCGACCTCCTCGTGCAGGAGGGCTTCTACACGACCCGGACCGACTTCATCCGCACCGCCATCCGCAACCAGCTCAGCGCCAACGGCCCGGCCCTCGACCGCACGGTGGCCCGCCGCACGTTGGTGCTCGGCACCCAGCACTTCTCGCGTGCCGACCTGCAGGCCCTGCACGACCGGGGCGAGCAGATCCACATCCGCGTGCTGGGACTGGCGAGCCTCGCCGAGGACGTCCCACCCGATCTGGCGGTGGCCACCATCGCCTCGGTCGAGGTCCTCGGCGCGTTCCGCGCGAGCCGGGCCGTGAAGGCGGCCCTGGGTCCGCGGATCGTCTGA
- a CDS encoding NAD-dependent epimerase/dehydratase family protein yields the protein MRALVTGGGGFLGGAVVDALLARGDEVTSVARGDYPSLRARGVATIRGDLADPAVARAAVEDVDVVFHVAARAGISGSTALFRRSNVEATRTLLDECRAAGIDRFVFTSTPSVVHGGDDIRGGDESLPYATHFDSPYPETKAEAERLVLAADSPSLATVALRPHLVWGPGDTQLVPRILERARSRRLRLVGDGSAVIDTTYVDDAAQAHLDAADRLAPGAPCAGRPYFITSGDPRPVRELVNGIVTAGGLEPISATVPLPVAVAAGAVVETVWRGLERVVSVGDPPMTRFLARQLATDHWFDISAAKRDLGYAPQVPLDEGFVRLAGALRAGEH from the coding sequence GTGAGGGCCCTCGTCACCGGCGGCGGAGGATTCCTCGGCGGCGCCGTGGTCGACGCGCTGCTCGCCCGCGGCGACGAGGTCACGAGCGTCGCCCGGGGGGACTACCCGTCGTTGCGGGCCCGCGGGGTGGCGACGATCCGCGGCGACCTGGCCGACCCCGCCGTCGCCCGCGCCGCCGTCGAGGACGTCGACGTGGTCTTCCACGTCGCCGCACGGGCCGGCATCTCCGGCTCGACGGCACTCTTCCGGCGCAGCAACGTCGAAGCGACCCGGACCCTGCTCGACGAGTGCCGGGCGGCCGGCATCGACCGGTTCGTCTTCACCAGCACCCCGAGCGTGGTGCACGGCGGCGACGACATCCGCGGCGGCGACGAGTCGCTGCCGTACGCCACGCACTTCGACTCGCCGTACCCGGAGACGAAGGCCGAGGCGGAACGGCTGGTGCTGGCGGCGGACTCCCCGTCGTTGGCGACCGTCGCGCTCCGCCCGCACCTCGTGTGGGGTCCGGGCGACACGCAGCTCGTGCCGCGGATCCTGGAGCGCGCCCGCTCGCGGCGGTTGCGGCTGGTCGGGGACGGTTCCGCGGTCATCGACACGACCTACGTCGACGACGCCGCGCAGGCCCACCTCGACGCCGCCGACCGGCTGGCCCCCGGCGCGCCGTGCGCCGGGCGGCCGTACTTCATCACGTCCGGCGACCCGCGACCGGTGCGGGAGCTGGTGAACGGGATCGTGACCGCGGGCGGGCTGGAGCCGATCTCGGCGACCGTCCCGCTGCCGGTCGCCGTCGCGGCGGGCGCCGTGGTGGAGACGGTGTGGCGGGGCCTGGAGCGGGTCGTGTCGGTCGGCGACCCGCCGATGACCCGCTTCCTCGCCCGCCAGCTCGCCACCGATCACTGGTTCGACATCTCCGCGGCCAAGCGGGACCTGGGCTATGCGCCGCAGGTCCCGCTGGACGAGGGTTTCGTGCGCCTGGCAGGTGCGCTCCGCGCAGGTGAGCACTGA
- a CDS encoding thioredoxin family protein — protein MSVTGLVVVLAVLAVATVVGLVLRARSGRVVPTTGRVAPGWNLVGVEPAADDRVLLLQLSSPICTPCRQTAVQLTELSGTRDGLRHVEVDIAERPEIARTLDVMRTPTTVAFARDGRELLRVSGVPRRQELLEALDSELTSAR, from the coding sequence ATGTCCGTCACCGGCCTGGTCGTCGTCCTCGCGGTGCTCGCCGTCGCCACCGTCGTCGGCCTCGTCCTGCGCGCGCGGAGCGGCCGCGTCGTCCCGACGACGGGTCGGGTCGCCCCGGGCTGGAACCTCGTCGGGGTCGAGCCGGCGGCCGACGACCGGGTGCTCCTGCTCCAGCTGTCGTCCCCGATCTGCACGCCCTGCCGACAGACCGCGGTCCAGCTCACCGAGCTGAGCGGGACGCGCGACGGCCTGCGCCACGTCGAGGTCGACATCGCCGAGCGGCCCGAGATCGCGCGCACGCTCGACGTCATGCGCACCCCCACCACGGTCGCCTTCGCCCGCGACGGACGCGAGCTGCTGCGGGTGTCCGGCGTGCCCCGTCGTCAGGAACTGCTCGAGGCGCTGGACAGCGAGCTGACCTCCGCCCGATGA
- a CDS encoding alpha/beta fold hydrolase: MTAIDFALASRTVDIGGHTMAYVDEGAGTPVLHVHGNPTWSFYFRSLLSTLPDDGFRAIAPDHIGMGRSAKPGRDAYPHTLARRVADLTAFVEHLDLDEPLHLVVHDWGGPIGLSWAAEHLDRVDRIVILNSAAFPLPADKRIPWTLQAARLPLVGDVLVRRFNAFSLGALALGSGRPWLGAEARRGLLAPYDSPEHRVAVHAFVQDIPTGPDDPAHPVLVRLAEKLPELDTHPVQVHWGMKDPVFDDTILRHLVAHLPHAAVHRYPAAGHYVLEDAADRIVPRVRTFLTAGR; this comes from the coding sequence GTGACGGCCATCGACTTCGCCCTCGCGTCGAGGACGGTCGACATCGGCGGCCACACGATGGCCTACGTCGACGAGGGCGCCGGCACCCCGGTGCTGCACGTCCACGGCAACCCGACCTGGTCGTTCTACTTCCGCTCGCTGCTCTCCACCCTTCCCGACGACGGGTTCCGCGCGATCGCGCCCGACCACATCGGCATGGGCCGCTCCGCCAAGCCCGGCCGCGACGCGTACCCGCACACCCTCGCCCGCCGGGTCGCCGACCTCACCGCGTTCGTCGAGCACCTCGACCTCGACGAGCCGTTGCACCTCGTCGTCCACGACTGGGGCGGCCCGATCGGCCTGTCGTGGGCCGCCGAGCACCTCGACCGGGTCGACCGGATCGTCATCCTCAACAGCGCCGCGTTCCCGCTGCCCGCGGACAAGCGCATCCCGTGGACGCTGCAGGCCGCGCGCCTGCCCCTCGTCGGGGACGTGCTCGTCCGGCGCTTCAACGCGTTCTCCCTCGGGGCGCTCGCCCTCGGCAGCGGCCGCCCCTGGCTCGGCGCGGAGGCCCGTCGCGGGCTGCTCGCGCCGTACGACTCGCCGGAGCACCGCGTCGCCGTCCACGCCTTCGTCCAGGACATCCCGACCGGCCCCGACGACCCGGCCCACCCCGTCCTGGTCCGCCTCGCGGAGAAGCTGCCCGAGCTCGACACGCACCCGGTCCAGGTGCACTGGGGCATGAAGGACCCGGTCTTCGACGACACGATCCTGCGCCACCTCGTGGCGCACCTGCCGCACGCCGCGGTGCACCGCTACCCGGCCGCCGGGCACTACGTCCTCGAGGACGCCGCCGACCGGATCGTGCCCCGCGTCCGCACCTTCCTGACGGCGGGCCGGTGA
- a CDS encoding extracellular catalytic domain type 1 short-chain-length polyhydroxyalkanoate depolymerase, producing MTTPRTPGGAAKRLAETMAARVTRGLSGPMAHAVRTAATQGGGGQSARMAEATRLTRAGRLTEAMSVLQGTGSAPVPTMPGSFTATRAAAPTPTSGRVSRGSVDGPGGSRSYRLVVPERVQDRPPLLVMLHGGTQDADTFAAATGMDDLAEREGFLVVYPEQSRSANAMGYWNWFEPGSQGRGGEAALIAAIVTEVSAAHGVDRERVFVAGFSAGAAMAAVMGAAYPDLVAGVGIHSGLPAGAAHDVGSAFGAMRGAPYRVGATSVPTIVVHGTDDPTVAAVNGTRAVEAALADHPGCARTEERGGGGDRRSWTRERWTDRDGVVRAEHWTVHGSGHAWSGGRAGGSYTDPAGPDASAAMCEFFAGEH from the coding sequence ATGACCACACCACGCACACCCGGGGGCGCCGCCAAGCGCCTCGCCGAGACGATGGCGGCCCGCGTGACCCGCGGTCTCTCCGGTCCGATGGCCCACGCCGTCCGCACCGCCGCGACCCAGGGCGGCGGCGGGCAGTCCGCCCGCATGGCGGAGGCGACCCGGCTGACCCGGGCCGGACGGCTCACCGAGGCGATGTCCGTCCTGCAGGGCACGGGGTCCGCCCCCGTCCCGACGATGCCCGGGTCCTTCACCGCGACCCGCGCGGCCGCACCGACCCCGACGTCGGGACGGGTCTCCCGGGGCTCCGTCGACGGACCCGGCGGGTCGCGCTCCTACCGGCTCGTCGTGCCCGAGCGGGTGCAGGACCGGCCGCCGCTGCTCGTGATGCTGCACGGCGGCACGCAGGACGCCGACACCTTCGCGGCCGCGACGGGCATGGACGACCTGGCCGAGCGGGAGGGTTTCCTGGTCGTCTACCCGGAACAGTCCCGGTCGGCGAACGCGATGGGCTACTGGAACTGGTTCGAGCCCGGCTCCCAGGGCCGGGGCGGGGAGGCGGCGCTGATCGCCGCGATCGTCACCGAGGTGTCCGCGGCGCACGGTGTGGACCGCGAGCGGGTGTTCGTCGCCGGCTTCTCCGCGGGCGCGGCGATGGCGGCGGTGATGGGCGCGGCGTACCCCGACCTCGTCGCGGGGGTCGGCATCCACTCCGGCCTGCCCGCCGGGGCCGCGCACGACGTGGGGTCGGCCTTCGGCGCCATGCGCGGCGCGCCCTACCGGGTCGGCGCGACCAGCGTGCCGACCATCGTGGTGCACGGCACGGACGACCCGACCGTCGCCGCCGTCAACGGCACCCGCGCGGTCGAGGCCGCGCTGGCCGACCACCCCGGGTGCGCCCGGACCGAGGAGCGCGGCGGCGGGGGCGACCGCCGCAGCTGGACCCGCGAGCGCTGGACCGACCGTGACGGCGTCGTGCGCGCCGAGCACTGGACGGTGCACGGCAGCGGGCACGCCTGGTCGGGCGGCCGGGCCGGTGGGTCCTACACCGACCCGGCGGGTCCGGACGCGAGCGCGGCCATGTGCGAATTCTTCGCAGGTGAGCACTAA
- a CDS encoding SDR family NAD(P)-dependent oxidoreductase codes for MSSVRDKVTVVTGAGSGIGRRLALELARRGARLAISDVNETGLNETADLAKALGAEVHTARLDVADREAVLAYADAVEEHYGVVHQIYNNAGIASSGTVLDGEWSEYDHVLGINLFGVINGTKAFLPALVRSGDGHVVNVSSLNGIMAQPGMSAYCTAKFGVRGFTETLRAEMLASRQPVGVTVVHPGGVKTNIATAAFERGSAAGRTTAADEARTRTYNEKLLKMPADQAAKIIVEGVESGKPRVLVGNDAKFVDLFVRLVPRFYPAALVRFGGKVLGGS; via the coding sequence ATGAGCAGCGTGCGGGACAAGGTCACGGTCGTGACCGGGGCCGGATCCGGGATCGGGCGCCGGCTCGCCCTCGAGCTCGCCCGCCGGGGTGCGCGCCTCGCGATCTCCGACGTCAACGAGACCGGCCTGAACGAGACCGCCGACCTCGCGAAGGCCCTGGGCGCCGAGGTGCACACCGCCCGGCTCGACGTGGCCGACCGGGAGGCCGTCCTCGCGTACGCCGACGCCGTCGAGGAGCACTACGGCGTGGTGCACCAGATCTACAACAACGCCGGCATCGCCTCCTCCGGCACGGTGCTCGACGGCGAGTGGTCGGAGTACGACCACGTGCTGGGCATCAACCTCTTCGGCGTCATCAACGGCACGAAGGCGTTCCTGCCGGCGCTCGTGCGCTCGGGCGACGGGCACGTGGTCAACGTGTCCTCGCTGAACGGGATCATGGCCCAGCCGGGGATGTCCGCCTACTGCACGGCGAAGTTCGGCGTCCGTGGGTTCACCGAGACGCTGCGCGCCGAGATGCTCGCGAGCCGTCAGCCGGTGGGCGTGACCGTGGTGCACCCGGGCGGCGTGAAGACCAACATCGCCACCGCCGCCTTCGAGCGCGGCTCCGCCGCCGGCCGGACCACGGCCGCCGACGAGGCGCGGACGCGCACCTACAACGAGAAGCTGCTGAAGATGCCCGCCGACCAGGCGGCGAAGATCATCGTCGAGGGGGTCGAGAGCGGGAAGCCGCGTGTGCTCGTCGGCAACGACGCGAAGTTCGTCGACCTCTTCGTGCGCCTCGTGCCGCGGTTCTACCCGGCCGCCCTCGTCCGCTTCGGCGGGAAGGTCCTCGGCGGGAGCTGA
- a CDS encoding chitosanase yields MVRRRPTLLVAACAAVLLLATACGGSATPTVAPIVVEPVSPAAGPAVPPPAPRAATSTAAPAPADLHDPALKDIAMQLVSSAENSTLDWKGQYGYLEDIGDGRGYTGGLIGFTSGTGDMLTLVRNYTATVPGNPLADFLPALEAVNGSASHEGLGEAFEGAWREAATDRRFLAAQDRLRDSAYFDPAVAAAKADGLPPLGQFVYYDAMVVHGPGSDRQSFGGIRAAAKKQARTPAQGGGLDEYLQAFWTVRIVVMRSEPAHTDVTRITDLQQKLARDGNYALRTPLSFSVYGEPFTIA; encoded by the coding sequence GTGGTGCGGAGGCGCCCGACCCTCCTCGTGGCCGCGTGCGCGGCGGTACTGCTCCTCGCCACGGCGTGCGGCGGCTCCGCGACGCCCACGGTCGCGCCGATCGTCGTCGAGCCCGTCTCCCCGGCGGCCGGCCCGGCCGTCCCGCCGCCCGCGCCCCGGGCGGCGACCAGCACCGCCGCCCCGGCCCCGGCCGACCTGCACGACCCGGCGCTGAAGGACATCGCGATGCAGCTGGTGTCGAGCGCCGAGAACTCGACGCTGGACTGGAAGGGGCAGTACGGCTACCTCGAGGACATCGGCGACGGCCGCGGCTACACCGGCGGGCTGATCGGCTTCACGTCCGGCACCGGCGACATGCTGACGCTGGTCCGGAACTACACCGCGACCGTGCCCGGGAACCCGCTCGCCGACTTCCTCCCGGCGCTGGAGGCCGTGAACGGGAGCGCCTCCCACGAGGGGCTGGGCGAGGCCTTCGAGGGCGCGTGGCGGGAGGCGGCGACCGACCGACGGTTCCTCGCCGCCCAGGACCGCCTGCGGGACTCCGCCTACTTCGACCCGGCCGTCGCGGCGGCGAAGGCCGACGGGTTGCCGCCGCTCGGCCAGTTCGTCTACTACGACGCGATGGTCGTGCACGGCCCGGGCTCCGACCGCCAGAGCTTCGGCGGCATCCGCGCGGCGGCGAAGAAGCAGGCGAGGACCCCCGCGCAGGGCGGCGGCCTCGACGAGTACCTGCAGGCGTTCTGGACGGTGCGGATCGTCGTGATGCGCTCCGAGCCCGCGCACACCGACGTCACCCGGATCACCGACCTGCAGCAGAAGCTCGCGCGCGACGGGAACTACGCGCTGCGGACGCCGCTGTCGTTCTCGGTCTACGGAGAGCCCTTCACGATCGCCTGA
- a CDS encoding 3-oxoacyl-ACP synthase III — translation MRAAQRYDDVVITGLAHVDAPHVVTSTDLEDRLAGTLAKLRITPGLLEKLSGIAERRVWDDGTMPSEVAARAGEKALADSGVRRDDIGVLINTSVSRDHLEPSTASIVHGRMELSPEAGNFDLGNACLGFLNGMNVVSTMIEAGEIDHGLVVAGETSRFAMESTIARLAGDDATRKMFHQQFATLTVGSGAVAMVLSRGTQGHRYLGGLGRASTMGNSELCVGQADEMRTDSSGLLSAGMELAGRAWKDAVSAFDWDTDSYDVYCLHQVSKVHTRAVADQLGLDIARFPSQFPRFGNIGPAGVPTVLSKAVEDGTVTDGSRVMLMGVGSGINAAAAEVVW, via the coding sequence ATGAGAGCGGCACAGCGCTACGACGACGTGGTGATCACGGGGCTGGCGCACGTCGATGCGCCGCACGTGGTCACCTCCACCGACCTCGAGGACCGGCTCGCCGGCACCCTCGCGAAGCTCCGCATCACGCCCGGCCTGCTCGAGAAGCTGTCCGGCATCGCCGAGCGCCGGGTGTGGGACGACGGGACGATGCCCAGCGAGGTGGCCGCCCGTGCCGGGGAGAAGGCCCTCGCCGACAGCGGCGTGCGCCGTGACGACATCGGCGTCCTCATCAACACCTCGGTCTCGCGCGACCACCTCGAGCCGAGCACCGCGAGCATCGTGCACGGCCGGATGGAATTGTCGCCGGAGGCGGGCAACTTCGATCTCGGGAACGCGTGCCTGGGATTCCTCAACGGCATGAACGTGGTCTCGACGATGATCGAGGCGGGCGAGATCGACCACGGACTCGTCGTGGCGGGCGAGACCAGTCGATTCGCGATGGAATCGACGATCGCGCGGCTCGCGGGCGACGACGCCACGCGGAAGATGTTCCACCAGCAGTTCGCCACGCTGACCGTCGGTTCCGGCGCGGTCGCGATGGTGCTCTCCCGCGGCACGCAGGGGCACCGCTACCTCGGCGGCCTCGGCCGGGCCAGCACGATGGGCAACTCCGAGCTCTGCGTCGGGCAGGCCGACGAGATGCGCACCGACTCCTCCGGGCTGCTCAGCGCCGGCATGGAGCTCGCCGGGCGGGCCTGGAAGGACGCGGTCTCGGCCTTCGACTGGGACACCGACTCTTACGACGTCTACTGCCTGCACCAGGTCTCGAAGGTGCACACCCGCGCGGTCGCCGACCAGCTCGGCCTCGACATCGCCCGCTTCCCCTCGCAGTTCCCCCGCTTCGGCAACATCGGGCCGGCCGGGGTGCCGACGGTGCTGTCGAAGGCGGTCGAGGACGGCACGGTCACCGACGGCTCGCGCGTGATGCTCATGGGCGTCGGCAGCGGGATCAACGCCGCGGCGGCCGAGGTGGTCTGGTGA
- a CDS encoding fatty acid CoA ligase family protein — MTPTLDGMLAEHAVARSDAPALVLPAPLGRTRTITFGALQRRVADAAAGLLAAGIGPGTRTALLVPPTADFFVVAYALLRVRAVPVVVDPGIGLDRVRSCLGEAAPEAFVGIAKAHLARRALRWCPSARIAVTAGPVPVPGTHSLRRLERAGSRRRALPPLPRPDGVPAAILFTSGSTGPPKGVEHHEDGLLAQARLVRDLYGLGPGDVSLATFPPFALFGPALGMTTVVPRMDPTKPGKVVPSRLVSAARTTGATVMFGSPAVLDRLGRGVPADTHLPTLRQVISAGAPVPRDVQRRVLALLPDGAQVHTPYGATEALPVATIGSHELLELPDDGICVGRAVPGVDVALMHPTDGPVTRLEPSMLVGHGEVGEVVVRGPVVSPAYAERPEATAAAKVSWDGRLAHRTGDLASLDDAGRLWFAGRVAHVVHTVDGPLYSVPCEEVLNRHPAVRRTALVGTGPARDRTPVAVVELFAGSRWTDELVDELRALAASDPRTKPIEVFLSHRALPVDPRHNSKIDREALGRWADGELR; from the coding sequence GTGACCCCCACGCTCGACGGCATGCTCGCCGAGCACGCCGTCGCCCGGTCCGACGCGCCCGCCCTGGTCCTGCCGGCGCCCCTCGGTCGCACGCGGACCATCACGTTCGGGGCCCTGCAGCGCCGCGTCGCGGACGCCGCGGCGGGCCTGCTCGCCGCCGGGATCGGGCCGGGCACGCGCACGGCGCTGCTCGTGCCCCCGACCGCCGACTTCTTCGTCGTCGCCTACGCGCTCCTGCGCGTCCGGGCCGTCCCCGTCGTCGTGGACCCGGGCATCGGACTGGACCGCGTCCGCTCCTGCCTCGGCGAGGCCGCGCCCGAGGCCTTCGTCGGGATCGCGAAGGCGCACCTCGCGCGGCGCGCGCTGCGGTGGTGCCCGTCCGCGCGGATCGCGGTGACGGCCGGCCCGGTGCCCGTGCCCGGCACGCACTCGCTGCGCCGCCTCGAACGCGCGGGGTCCCGACGCCGGGCCCTCCCGCCGCTCCCGCGGCCGGACGGCGTGCCCGCGGCGATCCTGTTCACCAGCGGCAGCACCGGCCCGCCCAAGGGCGTCGAGCACCACGAGGACGGGCTGCTCGCGCAGGCGCGTCTCGTGCGCGACCTCTACGGGCTCGGCCCCGGCGACGTCAGCCTCGCCACCTTCCCGCCGTTCGCGCTCTTCGGACCGGCCCTCGGCATGACGACGGTGGTGCCGCGGATGGACCCGACGAAGCCGGGGAAGGTCGTCCCGTCGCGGCTCGTGAGCGCGGCCCGGACGACGGGTGCCACCGTCATGTTCGGCTCACCCGCCGTCCTCGACCGGCTCGGCCGTGGTGTCCCCGCCGACACCCACCTGCCGACGCTGCGCCAGGTGATCTCGGCGGGCGCGCCGGTGCCGCGGGACGTCCAGCGCCGTGTGCTCGCGCTGCTGCCGGACGGCGCGCAGGTGCACACCCCCTACGGCGCCACCGAGGCGCTGCCGGTGGCGACGATCGGCAGCCACGAACTGCTCGAACTGCCCGACGACGGGATCTGCGTCGGCCGCGCCGTGCCCGGCGTCGACGTCGCGCTGATGCACCCGACCGACGGGCCGGTCACGCGGCTCGAGCCGTCGATGCTGGTCGGACACGGTGAGGTCGGGGAGGTCGTGGTCCGGGGACCCGTGGTCAGCCCGGCCTACGCCGAGCGCCCGGAGGCCACGGCGGCTGCCAAGGTCTCGTGGGACGGCCGTCTCGCGCACCGCACCGGCGACCTCGCCTCCCTCGACGACGCGGGCCGGCTGTGGTTCGCGGGCCGGGTCGCGCACGTGGTGCACACCGTCGACGGCCCGCTCTACAGCGTGCCGTGCGAGGAGGTGTTGAACCGCCATCCGGCGGTGCGGCGCACCGCCCTCGTCGGGACCGGACCTGCGCGCGACCGCACCCCGGTCGCGGTCGTCGAGCTGTTCGCCGGCTCACGGTGGACCGACGAGCTCGTCGACGAGCTCCGGGCCCTCGCGGCGAGCGACCCGCGGACCAAGCCGATCGAGGTCTTCCTGTCGCACCGCGCACTGCCGGTCGACCCGCGCCACAACTCCAAGATCGACCGCGAGGCCCTGGGGCGCTGGGCCGACGGGGAGCTCCGGTGA
- the surE gene encoding 5'/3'-nucleotidase SurE: MIAPRLVLAVVGALLCGACAATPVAPPAPPTATLQAREAPAPTTTTSAPPAKLRVLLTDDDGWDAGGITAMRAALSGAGYDVTLVAPSGNRSGAGASSDGRTELDEKDRGVYAVDGYPVDAVRAGLDLMRDDPPDLVVSGTNLGHNSGTGIVESGTVGAAVTAARAGIPAIASSTHRGRSEDDCAATAAYVAKLVRTLGPDLFAPGVVVNVNYPAGGPAEEVRVRDPLVVELDGEEMRVPTDGPDDDVDLLDDGVATLTQLDVGGAGASSDVVDRLREVR, translated from the coding sequence GTGATCGCACCGCGTCTCGTCCTCGCCGTCGTCGGCGCCCTGCTCTGCGGGGCGTGCGCGGCCACGCCGGTCGCTCCGCCGGCCCCGCCCACGGCGACCCTGCAGGCGCGGGAGGCCCCCGCGCCGACGACCACCACCTCCGCCCCGCCCGCGAAGCTCCGCGTCCTCCTCACCGACGACGACGGGTGGGACGCGGGCGGGATCACGGCCATGCGCGCCGCGCTGTCCGGCGCCGGGTACGACGTCACGCTGGTCGCCCCGTCGGGCAATCGCAGCGGAGCGGGCGCCTCGTCCGACGGGCGCACCGAGCTCGACGAGAAGGACCGCGGCGTCTACGCCGTCGACGGCTATCCGGTCGACGCCGTGCGCGCCGGGCTGGACCTCATGCGCGACGACCCGCCCGACCTCGTCGTCTCCGGGACCAACCTCGGGCACAACTCCGGGACCGGCATCGTCGAGTCGGGCACCGTCGGAGCCGCCGTGACCGCGGCGCGGGCGGGTATCCCGGCCATCGCCTCGTCGACGCACCGCGGCCGGTCGGAGGACGACTGCGCCGCGACCGCCGCCTACGTCGCGAAGCTCGTGCGGACGCTCGGCCCGGACCTGTTCGCGCCCGGCGTCGTCGTCAACGTCAACTACCCGGCGGGCGGCCCGGCGGAGGAGGTCCGGGTCCGCGACCCGCTCGTCGTGGAGCTCGACGGCGAGGAGATGCGGGTCCCGACCGACGGGCCCGACGACGACGTCGACCTGCTCGACGACGGCGTCGCGACCCTCACCCAGCTCGACGTCGGGGGAGCGGGCGCCTCGAGCGACGTCGTGGACCGGCTCCGGGAGGTGCGCTGA
- a CDS encoding DUF4395 domain-containing protein produces MQLDPRGVRFAATVTTVVLAVVLITGSGRLALAQAVVFALPALFGMRFSPYGALFRVAVRPRLGPPTETEDAAPVRFSQTVGLVFTVVAAAGYLSGLTALGVVATAFALAAAFLNAAFGFCLGCEMYGLLARARGARTA; encoded by the coding sequence ATGCAGCTCGACCCCCGCGGCGTCCGCTTCGCCGCGACCGTCACCACCGTCGTCCTGGCCGTCGTCCTGATCACCGGCAGCGGCCGGCTCGCCCTCGCCCAGGCCGTCGTGTTCGCCCTGCCGGCGCTGTTCGGGATGCGGTTCTCGCCCTACGGCGCCCTGTTCCGGGTCGCGGTGCGCCCGCGGCTGGGGCCGCCCACCGAGACCGAGGACGCCGCGCCGGTCCGGTTCTCGCAGACCGTCGGCCTGGTGTTCACCGTCGTCGCGGCCGCCGGGTACCTGAGCGGGCTGACCGCGCTCGGCGTCGTCGCGACCGCGTTCGCCCTGGCTGCCGCGTTCCTCAACGCCGCGTTCGGGTTCTGCCTCGGCTGCGAGATGTACGGGCTGCTCGCCCGGGCCCGGGGCGCGCGCACCGCCTGA
- a CDS encoding PLP-dependent cysteine synthase family protein yields MRGVELRDVRPATTTDRAWVTWAVGQITADTRRSADTHLLRLPGGGDVQLYLKDESTHPTGSLKHRLARSLFLYALCNGDIGLDTTVVEASSGSTAVSEAYFARLVGLPFVAVMARSTSARKVRLIEREGGTCAFVDAAGEVYAEARRIADACGGHYLDQFTHAERATDWRGNNNIAESIFDQLAEEPHPVPTWVVVGAGTGGTSATIGRYLRYRGHATRLAVVDPEGSAFLRHYAGEEPTGPGSRIEGIGRPRVEPSFVPRVVDRMLGVPDGGSVAAMRFLADRFGIDAGPSTGTNVFGALHLAGEMVERGEQGSIVTLLCDRADRYRATFGDDAWLAAQGIDPASYAESVEVGFAQVSSKGGYRPT; encoded by the coding sequence ATGCGGGGCGTGGAGCTCCGCGACGTCCGCCCGGCGACGACCACCGACCGGGCATGGGTGACCTGGGCGGTCGGGCAGATCACCGCGGACACCCGCCGGTCCGCGGACACCCACCTGCTGCGGCTGCCGGGCGGGGGCGACGTCCAGCTGTACCTCAAGGACGAGTCGACGCACCCGACCGGCAGCCTCAAGCACCGGCTCGCCCGCAGCCTGTTCCTCTACGCGCTCTGCAACGGCGACATCGGCCTCGACACCACCGTCGTCGAGGCCTCCTCCGGCTCGACCGCCGTCAGCGAGGCGTACTTCGCGCGGCTCGTCGGGCTGCCGTTCGTGGCGGTGATGGCCCGCTCCACCAGCGCCCGCAAGGTCCGGCTGATCGAGCGCGAGGGCGGCACCTGCGCGTTCGTCGACGCCGCCGGCGAGGTCTACGCGGAGGCCCGCCGGATCGCCGACGCGTGCGGCGGCCACTACCTCGACCAGTTCACCCACGCCGAGCGCGCGACCGACTGGCGCGGCAACAACAACATCGCCGAGTCGATCTTCGACCAGCTCGCCGAGGAGCCGCACCCGGTCCCGACCTGGGTCGTCGTCGGCGCCGGCACCGGCGGCACGAGCGCGACGATCGGCCGCTACCTGCGCTACCGCGGCCACGCCACGCGGCTCGCCGTCGTCGACCCGGAGGGCTCGGCCTTCCTGCGCCACTACGCCGGCGAGGAGCCGACCGGGCCCGGCTCGCGGATCGAGGGCATCGGGCGGCCGCGGGTCGAGCCGTCGTTCGTGCCGCGGGTCGTCGACCGGATGCTCGGCGTTCCCGACGGCGGGTCGGTCGCGGCGATGCGGTTCCTCGCCGATCGCTTCGGCATCGACGCCGGGCCGTCCACCGGGACCAACGTGTTCGGCGCCCTGCACCTCGCCGGCGAGATGGTGGAGCGGGGCGAGCAGGGCAGCATCGTCACGCTGCTGTGCGACCGGGCCGACCGGTACCGCGCCACCTTCGGCGACGACGCCTGGCTGGCGGCGCAGGGGATCGACCCGGCGTCGTACGCGGAGTCCGTGGAGGTGGGCTTCGCCCAGGTGAGCAGTAAGGGGGGCTATAGGCCCACTTAG